In one Bacillus rossius redtenbacheri isolate Brsri chromosome 11, Brsri_v3, whole genome shotgun sequence genomic region, the following are encoded:
- the LOC134536475 gene encoding uncharacterized protein LOC134536475, translating to MPKKPPPSRVHKRTKLSKAIRALRKKNKERITCEESRTDGTGCDDSLLPEQGPSRVHEVTCETSTQLETHEYESGEETIPDSDEWLPQLTVTTEPAVVEITGRRIVNISHLLKQLTELAKHGNVCTQGQYKITSERRVGVMSYLYYECIMCEKTVTVTTEEDTRKEEVNDAFVWGALSVGIGHYQSQEMMAILDVPIMDKRKWQRHEIRIEEVWEEKLETYMQKNGTVERKKALERGHVDNDGVPYISVYVDGAWCKRTYGHAFNAASGVACIIGVETNGLLFIGIKNKYCYVCNQTKPGEESKQHLCYKNFSGASTAMEQEILVQGFCESENMHGLRYKFIVGDGDSSTYVKIQQNVSYGRHVVKMECANHAVKNYTGKLHKIAKDTVHPISERKCSST from the exons atgccaaagaaacctccaccaagcagagtacacaaaagaacaaaactatcgaaagccattagagcgcttagaaaaaagaataaagaaag gataacttgtgaagaatctcgtacagacggcaccggttgtgatgactcattgttaccagagcaggggccatctcgtgtacacgaagtgacatgtgaaacctcaacacaactcgaaactca TGAGTACGAGTCTGGAGAAGAAACAATTCCAGATAGTGATGAATGGTTGCCACAACTAACAGTTACAACAGAACCCGCGGTTGTTGAAATCACTGGTCGACGAATAGTAAATATTAGTCACTTACTAAAACAACTAACAGAGCTGGCAAAACATGGCAATGTTTGCACTCAGGGACAATACAAGATTACTTCAGAAAGGAGGGTTGGCGTGATGAGTTACTTATATTACGAGTGTATAATGTGTGAGAAAACTGTGACTGTAACAACAGAAGAAGATACGAGAAAAGAAGAAGTCAACGACGCTTTCGTGTGGGGTGCATTGTCAGTTGGAATTGGCCATTATCAAAGTCAAGAGATGATGGCCATCTTGGACGTTCCCATCATGGATAAGCGAAAATGGCAAAGACATGAAATTCGTATTGAAGAg GTCTGGGAAGAAAAACTGGAgacatacatgcaaaaaaatggAACAGTAGAGAGAAAGAAGGCCTTGGAAAGAGGCCACGTAGACAACGATGGCGTTCCGTACATCTCTGTTTATGTAGACGGTGCATGGTGTAAGCGAACATACGGACATGCTTTCAACGCAGCATCAGGGgtt GCATGCATAATCGGAGTTGAAACCAATGGATTGCTATTcattggaataaaaaataaatattgctacGTATGTAATCAGACTAAACCAGGAGAAGAAAGTAAACAACATTTGTGTTATAAGAACTTCTCTGGTGCTTCTACTGCGATGGAACAGGAAATTTTAGTGCAAGGATTTTGTGAGAGTGAAAATATGCATGGGTTACGATATAAATTCATAGTAGGAGATGGTGATTCAAGTACCTACGTAAAAATTCAACAAAACGTAAGCTACGGGAGGCATGTTGTGAAAATGGAATGTGCAAATCACGCTGTAAAAAACTACACAGGAAAACTGCATAAAATTGCAAAGGATACAGTTCATCCTATATCGGAACGAAAGT GCAGCTCAACCTGA